A region of Chitinophaga horti DNA encodes the following proteins:
- a CDS encoding RagB/SusD family nutrient uptake outer membrane protein: protein MSAGNKGSDAITLLNQLRQKRFKPVDYVSLTYINDADALSAVLLERRRELFLRGGLRTFDLKRLNQESAFARTLQRTSDVTSNVLATLPAGSPRYLLPFEPKMIANNPAIIQNQR from the coding sequence GCAGTGATGCGATCACGTTACTGAACCAGTTACGTCAGAAACGTTTTAAGCCGGTTGATTATGTGTCGCTTACTTACATCAACGATGCGGATGCGTTGAGCGCGGTGTTACTGGAAAGAAGAAGGGAATTGTTCCTCCGCGGCGGCCTGCGCACCTTCGATCTTAAAAGATTAAACCAGGAAAGTGCCTTTGCCAGAACACTGCAAAGAACGTCGGACGTTACCAGCAATGTACTGGCCACACTGCCCGCCGGTTCGCCCCGTTACCTGTTACCTTTCGAACCAAAAATGATCGCCAACAATCCGGCTATCATCCAGAATCAACGTTAA